In Caretta caretta isolate rCarCar2 chromosome 15, rCarCar1.hap1, whole genome shotgun sequence, the genomic stretch TGATCTTCAGACCTGGAGTGGGAGAAGGTGAGTAGGAAGGAGTAGTGCATTTCCCTGTATACCATTGAAGGGAATGGATCTGTGCTTGTGTTGATAAGTTGCAGTGTACCAGCTTCCAGTAAATTCTAACCAGAACAgtgtcctttttttgttttgtttcttaggTAGCAGAGGTTCAACGGGCAGAGTTCAGCCCTGCCCAGTTCTCTGGTCCAAAGAAGATTAGTCTGAACCACTTATTGAACTTCACCTTTGAACCCCGGGGCCAAGCAGGTCACTTTGATGGGAATGCCCACGGCAACTGGGGGAAAAGGAACAAATGGGGACACAAACCCTTCAACAAAGAGCTCTTCCTACAGGCCAAGTGAGTGGAAGATCAGCAGGGCTCCTAGACATTCATATGAATGAGCTCTAAGGGAATATGTATTCACTCTGTAGGTGATTGAGTCAGGGAATTCAGTATTTAATTATACTGAATGTTTGTAGTGAGTGGTGtggtgtttgttgttttgttttttgtattggtTACTGAAGTTCTGCTCCACTGGTTCTGCCTCCACAGTATTGGTGCAAGGGTTACCTTGTGTGTACGCAGAAGGGTGAAATATGTTCTTTTCCTGATTATAAAAGGAGATATTTGTATctgagagaaaacaaaggaaatgcagttaaAGGGACTGAGTGTGAAGGATGGAAAGGGTAACACCCTTCTGCCCAAATACTCAAGCACCACCTGTAAAATTTAATATACCCTGTTGGGTCCAGGAAGGCCTGTGGTCCCTTTCCCACTTAAGTAGTTCACATTTCCTTTCTAACTCAAGTAATGTGGTGTAAACAAAAAAACTCAATCCATTTTAGTACAATGAGATGTTAAAAGGTGCTTCTTTTGGGATCAAAGCAAGTCTCAATTTTTAAGTCCTCATGTGCAGAggtctttgtttttaaacagatacATTGTAATAGTTACTCATCTTTATCTTTAAAGATGACTTGAATAATTTTaacttatgcttagaaatatatACTGAATGCATCAATCAAGGTAGTTAGTTTAGCAgatgaactcttttttttttttaagctaatatACTAATGGCTTTCTCTCTAATATGGGGCAGGTTGAACATTTTCTGTATCTGATCACCACTTTTAAGACCATGAAAAGTACTGCTAAAATTGTGGTCATTTACGTTTTTGTATACTACGGTAAAATGTGAATATACTTTATTGCTATAGAGACTTCCTATAGCACTTGTCTGAATAGTATGTGATTTCCTGCCTTGTGTTCTACCTAGTTCAGTAGTTTCCTTTATGGAAACCTGTTTCCACTGCATAAGTTCCCTTTTGTTTAGTCTGTACTCAGACAAGAACTCAGGCAGGATAGCCAAAGTGCAGGGAGAAGAACCGTGTCCAAAGATGTGCTGGCTCTGAACTTAGCCCTGTTAGGTTTACTGATGGTAACTGCTGGCCATGGTCAGCCTAGATGCCAAGTCTTTTCATGTACCCAGCATATGGCTGTGCTAGGCATTCTTGGGTACTGTCTTTAAGGACAGGACTGACTtggtctcttgaagatcttaatCCAAAGGCCGCTTCTGCTTTTACCTGGACACAGCTGAAATAGGTGACTGATCAACTATGATGCCTTTGTGTCTTCCGTCCAGCTGCCAGTTTGTGGTGTCTGAGGAGCAGGACTACACAGTGAACTTCGCTGACCCAGATACCTTGGTCAACTGGGACTTTGTGGAGCAAGTGGTCAGTAGTGATGGGATGGGTGTTTAAAACTTATTTCTCTTCTTCTGCCtatctaatattttttttaaaaagtgcctacCTGTTGCTCTAGTTGCTTTTGACATAATGTGTCTTTAGTTGCCATCAAGTTTCTTTCCTCCTAGTATTGCATGAATGACAGAGGAGAATCTGATAGGGAATTACTTTTGAAAGACTCCGTACATGATAGGAGCTTAAGACTGCCAAACACTCTTATGAGGAAGAAGATCTCTTCCTCCTTGCTTTATAGATGGAAGTTTTATAGGGATATTAAGTGTGTTTCTGATGCACTTTTTTCCCCATAGTATTATGGAGAAATGTTGTCAGCCTTCTGACAAGGTCACAGGGATGGAGTTTAAGGAAGTGTGCTGTGTAGAATGCTTTTACAGACTCTTATTCTTTGCATGGGCAAACGTCTTTTGCCTCACAACAAAAATCTGTAGCTACTTTGAAGCACCCCAGGATTCCAGCCAGATCTAGAAAATAgcatctgtctgtgtgtgtctctctcaatACTTAATCTATGATGCAGAGCATGCATTTGAGAGGGAGTGTGTTTGCTGTTACCCTGAGCTTGATGCTTCTTTGGGAACTCATGCATGTGCACACTTCCCCCAGTAGTCTTAAACGGATTACATATACGTTATTTAAGAAGCATCTGTCTAATCTTCTAATATGTATGTTTAAAGAAATCAATGGGCCCTAAATTTCTAATCAGGGAGATGCAGAGAAGTTTAGTTGTGTAATTATGTTGTGAAGTCAAGGTGACACCAAGAAGTCCACTGCTGTCTGCAAGATTAGTTGCTTTCAGATGACTAATCTAGTAATCCTGGAGATGGGGGTCAGTGAACACATGAAAAGGGAAACTAATCTGACTAGGACACCAAGCCTCCTTGTACATTTGAAGAGTCTGACAACAATACCCTGTAGATGGCTCTACAGACTACCctatgtgcattttaaaaacattgttcCTGCTAAACGATATGATCAATTTCTTGGTGACTGAAGGAATATTCTCTCCCTGCTTTCTTggaaaggttttggtctgtcttgGCCAAATATTTCCACCCTCTAGAGAAAGTGGCAACTTTGCAACAAATTCCCAAACGTATATCTCAATTTATAATCTCTAGCTTTAATAATTTCTTTATATTATGCTTCTCTTATGGCCATCCAGCGAATTTGTAGCCATGAAGTGCCCTCCTGCCCAATATGCCTGTATCCACCTACTGCAGCCAAGATCACCCGTTGTGGGCATATCTTCTGCTGGGCATGCATTCTGCACTATCTCTCCctgagtgagaaaacctggagcAAATGTCCCATCTGTTATGGGTCTATTCACAAGAAGGATCTCAAGAGGTAAGACTTGCAGGGAATTCAAATCCCTTCATCTTTCTGTACAGTTAATTCTTGTTACTTAGTCTGTTCCTGTATTGCAGTGTTGTTGCTATGGAAACACGCCAGTATGCAATTGGTGACACCATTACAATGCAGCTAATGAGAAGGGAGAAAAGTGTTTTGGTAGCATTGCCCAAATCCAAGTGGATGACTGTAGAGCAGCCCATTCACCTTGGAGGTGAGTACTTGTGAACACTCTCCTGGAACGTTGGCTGCATGTATGACTAAAACTTGGATGTGGAAGCTGGTTGCTATGGGGAAACCTCACTTCTCTCACTCTACGTGGATTTATATATGGCAGATTACAAAACTTAACTTGATCAGTATTTAAAAGCAAACTACCACCTCTTAAATGACTGACCTGCAGTCTCCTACCCCATAACTCCCTTCCATACGCTTGCATCATACATTGTATTCTTTTCTAGTTTCTGTGCTGCAAGGCCCTGCCATCCCAGAATAATTTTACACAAGCCAACATTCAGTATTTCATAACTGTTAATGCATCACTGCAGAGCTCACTTCCTTTTGTTGGTCTCTCTTTGTTCCCCATATGTGGGTTTTCccccctctttctcctccccccccctcatGGCTCAGCCACAGAGTGAATTATTTTAGATTTGACTTATTCTGTAGTTTATGCTAGATTATTTCAGAGATGCTGTGTGTAGCAGCAGCATATGCATGATTCTACCAGTGGAATCTCCTAATGGGGAATATGGGAAAACTTTCAGGTTCTTGAGAACCTATTACCTATCTGGGGCTTGATCATGAGCTTCATAGAGTTATTTATACAGTGTCATATGTTTAAAGCACTAATGGATAAGATAATGATACAATTTGTGTGACTGGTGTCAACATTCTTCATtttatcactggtttcagagtaacagccgtgttagtctgtattcgcaaaatgaaaaggagtacttgtggcaccttagagactaaccaatttatttgagcataagctttcgtgagctacagctcacttcatcggatgcatccgatgaaatgagctgtagctcacgaaagcttatgctcaaataaattggttagtctctaaggtgccacaagtactccttttcattttatcaCTGCTGCTTTATGGGTTATCTTCACCTGTGGTCTTTCAACCAATCCTATGAGGGAGGACATAGTTTAAACTTAGCTCTAAAGGTCAGTCTCCCAATATAGGATCCCGGAGCATAGAACTAATTTCAGAGGTTTGCCTTGGATATTTAAAAGTTAAGATTGAGTATACATCAGTAACTTTGGTTAAGAAACAAAACATACAGCACTACAGGGATATTGTAAGACTTGGCGTCCATATAACTGCAAATCCAGAAAATTTCAGCATTAAGCTtgcacttaaaagaaatccaaatatgGTAAGAGATGCAAAATGCACAGACAAGATTCTCTCAACCTCCTCCCTTTTTGTCCTGTAGTGACACTATGAAATTGGGTTGAGGGTTGGATTTGGAGGAATGAAGATATCTAATGTCCTTTTAAAAGCTTGTTTCTAATCTGGGATTTCAAATGCTGAAATTGCTTTTATTAATTTGCGGGCAGAGAGCAAAAAGAATATTTTTGTCACTGTTTAAACTTTGGGTTTAATACCAAATTGAGATTAAGTTCCCCTCCCTCAGAGTGAGAGCCAGCATCCTCTGAGGCCCTCCATCAAAATGAGGAAAGACCAGACTTGCCATTCCTGATGCTGTTAGGGGGGTTAAGGCAGGAAATACCTTCCAGGCACTACTTACTTCATAAAGAGACCAAAGcccatccttttttaaaaaagaaaaaaagaagcccTTTATGGGTTCTCTAAATGTGCAGAATCCCACCCTACAAATGTTTGATGTGACCAAGTCACTAAAACAAATATCTAGTGCAGAAATTCTTGCTGAATGTCTATGGAGACATAATTTAATAGCTTGCTATTGGGATTTACAATAAACTGATCTCCTATCTTAGTAACTTCTTGCCAACAACATTTCTTATGCACAGATTTAGTCTTCCTAGTAGACTTCCCCACACAGAGAGTAgatgagattttaaaaggaatGGCCAAGTTGAATTTGGACCTTGCTGCACATTGGGTGTCTTACTGATATTCTTTCCAGATGAGCAGCACAGCCAATTCTCTAAGCTGTTGCTGGCATCCAGGAAGCAGGTGCTGCAGTGGGTGATCTTGGAAGAGAAAACAGCATTGCTACGACAGTACGAGGAGGAAAAGCACACCCCTGAGGCTTGCTTTATTGAGGCAGCTATCCAGGAACTGAAGGTGAGGATCCCCAGTTGTGGTGGATGTTAATGGTATTTGATGCTTACTGTGTTTTTAATGGAGGCCAAGTATCCACAGCAGGTTTGGTTTGGGGGAGCCAGATAAGAAGTCTCTCAATATAGagattatttttgtaaatgtgtGATTCAGTATCTGCAGTAGTAACAAAAGAAAATAGTTAAAATCTCAAATATTCTTCCATTTGGGGCACAGAATACTGGCAAGGTAGCTTGCTTTTGGTGACACCTGCTGATCAAAAGCAGCAATATAAACACTGAAAGGGAATAAGAACTACATGCGCCCCAATCCCTATCACTGACAGAACTCTGCCACCTGGAATGCCACCAGCCTCTGAATAGTGTCTTAACTGCAGAGGTAATTGTGGAAGCTTGCTGTTGGTGAAGCCAGGCTCTCCTTGTGTCAGGAATAGCTAATTCTTGGGATAACTATTCTTTTGTCTATAAAACCTCTTTAACCAAACCTGTAGGTTATTGCTTGTTTCAAAGCCAGTATGTGGCAGATGGCCTGCAGAGGTCATTTCTAAGTAAGCTGGTGTCTCCCTCTATTACAGAAGTGGCCACTGGGTGAGGGAGAATCTTGATCTGTGACAGTGTGAGACACGAGGGGAGGGAATACTTACGTTTATAGTGTCAGTCTCCTGGAATAAATAAGAAACTGAAATGTGTTCTCTTTGGGGTGGCCTATAGTATCGAGAGAAGGCTCTAGCTTCATTGGACCAGAGTAGCGACATCGATGTCACAGGAGCCACAGTAGCTGTAGAAGAATTGGCCCTGATGGCGCCCTCTATGGCCAGGGTGCCTGCAGCTTCCCAGGagaaaaaggtgggttttttgtcTCCCTTTCTTCCCCAGGACAAGCACAGTTAGGATCTAACTCCACCTCCTCACTATAGTGCAAGGTGAGCAGGCACTGAGGATATCTACCCTTCTCAGAGCATTTGTGTACCAGAGATTATAGTTCTTCTGAATGGGATGATGTGAGTTGGATACCGACTCTACACTGTGTGTTTGTGagttgtttttttgtgtttttgttttttttttctgtagcagTGTGTTCTGGAATATCTTTCTGCATTTGATGAAGAGATGGTGGAAGCCCACTCTGATTCTGGAAgctcctttcctcttcccctagaagcagaagaggaggaggtacTTGAGGTGGACACTGAGGAGGTACCAGCTGTGAATGCTACAAAAGAAACTAGTCCATCAGAAAGTAACTACCAGGAATCTAACGTTACAGCCAACAATGAACGTTTGCGCAACAACTCTCCTTTTTACTATTTCTATCAAGGTTAGTGGAATGGGGTCTGTTTGTGGAGGGAGAGGTAAATGCTCACCAAAAAGTGCCCCAGGGGAAACATTTGTAGCTTCAGTGGATTCATGAGCTTGTTAATTAACCCCTATGAAACAGAACTTCAGAGAAGAAAGTCTAACATTTCTTGCCATTAATGTTTGACGCTCCAGGGGAGAAGGGGGTATGGCTTTGAGAAATCAGTAGTTCCAGGGGAGTTAAGGATGAGGTGGGAAGTAAAGAAGTGACAAGTGAATTTCTTCCCTTGTAGCGGAGGATGGACAGTGTATGTACCTTCACCCTGTGAATGTTCGCTGTCTTGTTCGTGAGTATGGCAGCCTGGAGAACAGTCCAGAGAAGCTCACTGCAGCTGTGGTGGAGATAACTGGCTACTCTATGACTGAGGTAATTGCTGTAGCTTTTTCTTGTGTTACCAATCATGGCCTTTTTCTTAAGGAGGGCAGTTGAGAGCTGATGGTGGGTAAGATACTACTAGGAAATGCTAACTTACAGTGGCTGTCAAGCATTTTCCAATACTCGCTGAAGCACTTTtttccaggctgggggtagggTTGGGATCTGCTTAAGGCATCTTTGGAAGCAGCAATGCCTGTAATAAATTCTCATGAATTGACTGGCTTCGCTGGTGttccttctgtttcctcttcctgAGAATAGATTAATGGGGAGTACATGGCATAACTGTTTCCAAGACAGGTTCCTAGAATTTCAAGTGTTTAGTGGGTGAGAGTAATGTCACCCCCAAAAAGCCGGTGATATAGATGGTTGCGAAGGGAGAGACTTGGAGGCCTATGGGTTCTAATGCAACAAGATACCTGATCTTTTCTCCTTTCAGGATATGCGACAGCGCCATCGTTACCTATGTCACTTGCCTCTCACCTGCGAGTTCAGCATCTGTGAACTGGCTCTGAAGCCACCTGTCATATCAAAGGAGACCCTAGAGACATTTTCCGGTTAGTGCTTTCGTTTCTTTTCCCAGGAGGGATGATGCCCTGTAACCATAAAGAGTTTGGAAGAAGGGATGTCTGTTTCTGTGGGTGGGAGGACAAATGGATAACAGAAATGTAAAAGGCTGGCTTGCTCCTCAGTCACACTAGTTCATGATGATCCTAGCTAGAATTAGGGATTGCCTTGTTCAGGTTAAGGAACTCCTCTGATTTGTCTGCAACAGGTGAGTGTTTTATTTGTGTAGATTAGACAAATGTTTGAGAGAAGAGTATGGACGAGGGTGGGAAGGATCAATCTACAGTAGAATGTAGACACTGCACTAACTTGCTTATGCATAAATTAATGATCAACTAGTGATAGTGTCTCCAAAGCTGAAAAGTTTTTTACCAAGTATTGGCTTTTACCTGGTCTCCTATGATTTGTGTGACACTTAGATGACATTGAAAAGAGGAAACGCCTGCGGCAGAAGAAAGCGCGTGATGAGCGGCGTCGGGAACGCAGAATTGAGATGGAGGAGAATAAGAAGCAGGGCAAGTGTAAGTCTCACTTAACCACAGCTGGTGGGTTTCTGCTTCTCTTCAAATGCTGGGAAGGTTTGAGGATTAGGGGTTAATACACTGGGGATAAGGTTGGGGGCCTGCCGTGATCACAAGTGAACACGTATTAACCTTGCCGTAAATTGGGCTTGCTGTAGAACTCCTAGCACCCTTTCCTTAGACGGTGAGATCATGAGTTGCGCTACCTGGATCAAGGAGGCATTTAACAGAAACTGCACAACTAACATACTACTTTACCATGCCCAACACATTGAAGCTggagaacacggtgggggggctgCCACGGAAAGGATATACTGCATTCATGTAACTCCCAGGATTCTGTCTCTAAATCCAAATTAATCCCTTCAACTGGAAAGGTGAAGGAGGAACAAACATCTTCTATTTGGGTTTTTTCTCAAGGAGACAGTAGCAGTATTGCTACTTTCCCTTCAAGGAAGAGACCACTCCCAGAGCCCCTGAAACAACTTGACACTTGCACACCAGTGACCCATTACCCCGTATTAAGCCATGTTCTGATTAAAAACTTTTTCTGGCTTTCTCTAGATCCCGAGGTCCACATTGCTCTAGAGAACCTGCAGCAGTTTCCTGCCTTCAGCGCCTGTTCAGGAGAACTCATCAGCAGTGATGACCAGAGCTCCTCTTTGTCCCTTCTTGGCAGAAGCTCTGTGCCTCTCACAGGTGAGCAGCTGGAAGAATGCACAGATGGATTGATGCAGTCCCTCCCCCAGGCTTTCTGACTCTGAACACCAAGCTAGACTTTCACTGCTGACCACAGAACCCTTTTGCATTGGTGCTGAAATCCAAAAGTTCAGCACCCAGAAATAGAGGACTAAAGTATATCTCCATAAGTGTTGCCTACCTTCCACTATGTCTTGTCTGTATCCTGGATCTGAGCATTGCACTGCAGCTACCACTTACAAGAAGCCTCATATTGTAGGAAAAGGAATAGCTACTTCCAAGAAATGGACCCCCACTCCCAAGGGGAGCTGGGAAGGTTTGTAAGTAACTCTCTACAATTCTGCCTTGGGTGAACCaccatttatttttcttgtgtATTGTAACCTGACACATGCTACCCTTAGCACTGAATATAGGATATGTTTTCCTGGGTTAGTCCTGAGAAGGATCAAGTTCAATGACTCCACCACCTTGGGTGTATCTCACCTTGGGTCTCCTTTCCAGCATTCTGAGATGGTTCTTGGTCACTTGCTCTCTAGTAAGTGTCCCTGTATTAAAAACATGTTGAGACAATCTGTATAAGAGGCTAAATAGCAGAGGGGGGAAACGGAAACATCGACAAGATGCTTTGAGATGAAAGCTGGAAATTTTGGGCTATAACGCATTGTTTGACTTGGCTGGCACCAGCTTCTTTCTCCTCCGTTACACAAATGTGGGATTTTGCTAATGTAATTAGCTTTCCTGTTTGACTGAATCTTGTCTCTGCAGAGTCTGTCTCAACTCCATTGTCAACTGCTGCCAGCCTGGCTAGCCCATCACTCTGTATTGGGAGCCTGGAAGAAGAGTCTCCCTTACCCTCCTTTGCCCAGGTAAATCCTCTTCCCTTAAAGTTGCATATGCAACAGAACACCCAGCTGACTATCCTCCTTGCTGTTTCCTCACTGGTCTGAATTTTAAGACCTCCAAGCACAGTCCTAGTGGCTGCTAAAATGGGATGGTCCCTCCACTCTTCAGTTGATCAGTGCTAATGTTTGGCAAAAGACCCATACTAGGCAAAGTCCTGTTTTCTGGCTTGAAAGTTGTATTGTACAAACTTCCTGGGGGCGTGGGCAGGGATGCTGACAGATAGGCCTTGGTCTGCTTTCTTATgcacactttttttccccctcccttgttAGATGTTGAGAGTTGGAAAAGCAAAGCCAGAAATGTGGCCCAAAGCTGCCTCAAACACAAGAGGTAAGGAAACCCTACCTCCAGTGATTATCTTGCATAATTACAGGTGTAATGGCTACTGAATAAAAGCACTCTTGTACAAGCTCAGCAACACAACTCTTCCATCATCTGTGGCCTTTCTAGAAATCTCCTTTCTTCCAGATCAGAATACCCTGGCACCTCCTGTTCCAGTGGATAGTGATGGAGAGAGTGACAACTCTGACCGTATGCCTGTGCCCAGCTTCCAGAATTCCTTTAGCCAAGCTATTGAGGCAGCCTTCCTGAAGTTGGATAAGCCGTCCACATCTGACCCCGTCTCTGGTAAGAACAAAGAAGTTTGTCACCTAAAGAGTCTAACATGCCCAGCTCCCTGACACTGGAAGTCCTCCCTCCCAGTGTACAGGGGCCATAAAA encodes the following:
- the RNF10 gene encoding E3 ubiquitin-protein ligase RNF10, encoding MLQSSPSAAPASASDMDKNSPCSSGIPGSSAGSKGQQTRSASAGPAAGESKPKGDGKNASGSKQRYNRKRETSYSKNENFSSQSRRSNSQKSKAFNKMPPQRGGTGGSGKLFSSCNGGRRDEVAEVQRAEFSPAQFSGPKKISLNHLLNFTFEPRGQAGHFDGNAHGNWGKRNKWGHKPFNKELFLQANCQFVVSEEQDYTVNFADPDTLVNWDFVEQVRICSHEVPSCPICLYPPTAAKITRCGHIFCWACILHYLSLSEKTWSKCPICYGSIHKKDLKSVVAMETRQYAIGDTITMQLMRREKSVLVALPKSKWMTVEQPIHLGDEQHSQFSKLLLASRKQVLQWVILEEKTALLRQYEEEKHTPEACFIEAAIQELKYREKALASLDQSSDIDVTGATVAVEELALMAPSMARVPAASQEKKQCVLEYLSAFDEEMVEAHSDSGSSFPLPLEAEEEEVLEVDTEEVPAVNATKETSPSESNYQESNVTANNERLRNNSPFYYFYQAEDGQCMYLHPVNVRCLVREYGSLENSPEKLTAAVVEITGYSMTEDMRQRHRYLCHLPLTCEFSICELALKPPVISKETLETFSDDIEKRKRLRQKKARDERRRERRIEMEENKKQGKYPEVHIALENLQQFPAFSACSGELISSDDQSSSLSLLGRSSVPLTESVSTPLSTAASLASPSLCIGSLEEESPLPSFAQMLRVGKAKPEMWPKAASNTRDQNTLAPPVPVDSDGESDNSDRMPVPSFQNSFSQAIEAAFLKLDKPSTSDPVSEEKGGKKRKKQKQKLLFSTSVVHTK